The genomic window CCACGGCCGCGTACTGGGGGCAGTCCGACTTCCAGGGCATCGAAGGGCTGATGGATGCCCTCGACGAGACGTACTCCTCGTGGATGCGGGACATCGTCAACGGCAAGGGCCGCGTCGTCGTCCCCAGCTCGATGCTCGACTCCATGGGCCCCGGCCAGGGCGCCTCATGGAACGAGGAGCGCCGGATCTACACGGGCCTCAACATGCTCTCGAGGCCCGGCGACCCGAACCCGCTGACCATCGTCCAGTTCGAGATCCGCGTCCAGGAGCACCGCGACACCTGCCAGTCCCTGATGGAGCAGGCCGTACGACAGGCCGGCTACTCCGCGGGCAGCTTCGGCGAGTCCGATGGGCAGGCCGTGACCGCGACCGAGGTGAAGGCTCGGAACCGGCGCTCGCTGAGCACCGCCGGCCGCAAGGGCAAGTACTGGGGGCCGGGCGTGGCCGACATCTGCGCGGCCTATCTCGCCGTTCTGGCAGGCCCGCGGTTCCGCGTGTCCGGGCTGGACCTGGAGCCGCCGAAGGTGGAGCTCCAGGACGGCATCAGCGAGGGCCCTCTGGAACTGGCGACCACGGCGGAGCTGCTGCGCCGCGCCGATGCCGCGTCGGACGAGACGCTGGTGCAGATGGTGCACCCGGACTGGGACGAGGACCAGGTGAAGGCCGAGGCGGCAAAGCTTGCGTCAGCGCGGGAGATGGCCGATCCAGTCCTAACCGGGGCTGAGGGCCCTGGGCCTGGCTTCCCCCCAGCTGCCGACGAGGGCAGGGACGACTCCGGAGAGGGGTAGCCCATGCCCGTGTCACCTGCCATGGCCGAGGACCTCGCCGCCGCCATCACCACGCTGTACGCGGACGCCGAGCTGTCCATCATCGAGCGGCTCCGCAAGGCCCTCGCCGAGGGCATCGACTCCCCTCTGTGGGCGGAGATCAAGGCCCGCTCCATCGGCGACCTACGTGAGGCCGTTGAAGAGGTCACCACGGCGCTCCAGCAGGACGCCAACGGGGCCGTCGCGCGGGCCCTTGCGGAGGCGTACGGGCGCGGGAGACAGGCCGCCGTCGCCGAGTTGGGGGCGCTGGACATCGGCCGGGAGCTCCAGACACAGCGTGTCCTGCCGAACGCCCCAGCAGTCGATCGGCTCGCGGCGTCGTACGCCAACGACACTCGGCCGCTGTACGCCCGGATCACCCGGGCCGTCGTCGACACCTACCGCAGCATCGTGACTCGAGTCTCGTCGGGGCCGCTGCTCGGCACAGTGACCCGCAGGCAGGCCAGCCAGCGGGCGCTCGATCAGTTCGCGCAGCGCGGCGTCCAGTCGTTCACCGACCGCTCCGGCCGGAACTGGGAGCTGGCCACCTACGCCGAGATGGCCGTCCGCTCGGTGACCGCCCGCGCCGCGATCGAGGGCCACATCGACACCCTCGCGGAGATCGACGTTGGCCTCGTCATCGTCTCGGACGCCCCGCTCGAATGCCCGCTCTGCCGCGCGTGGGAGGGCGAGATCCTCACCCTGTCCGGACAGTCCGGACCGCACACGATCCGCGCCGAGCACACGATCCAGCCCAGCGGCCTGTTCGCCCCGACCCGCACGGTGGCGGTGCACGTGGCCGGGTCTCTCGTAGAAGCGCGGGCCGCTGGGCTGTTCCACCCGAACTGCCGGCACAGCCTCAGTGCGTACCTGCCGGGAGTGACGACCCGGCCGCCGCACCACGCGACACCGGGCACGACATACGAGGACACGCAGCGGCAGCGGGAGATCGAGCGGCACATCCGCCGCTGGAAGCGCGTCCAGGCCGCCGCGATGGACGAGCCAGCCCGCCGCCGCGCCGGGGCGTTCGTACGGAAGTGGCAGGCCGCACAGCGTGAGCACGTGGCCGCCCACCCGGACCTCCGCAGGAAGCCGCAGCGCGAGCAGATCGGATCGGCCCGCTAGTCGCCGTCCCTCTGCGTGCCTGGCTCGATGATCTCGTCGAGTGCGCTTCGGACGACCTCAAAGGCTGTCTTCTGGATGGCCAGCCCAATGCCCTCCACGTCATCCGTGGC from Streptomyces sp. DSM 40750 includes these protein-coding regions:
- a CDS encoding phage minor capsid protein, with the protein product MPVSPAMAEDLAAAITTLYADAELSIIERLRKALAEGIDSPLWAEIKARSIGDLREAVEEVTTALQQDANGAVARALAEAYGRGRQAAVAELGALDIGRELQTQRVLPNAPAVDRLAASYANDTRPLYARITRAVVDTYRSIVTRVSSGPLLGTVTRRQASQRALDQFAQRGVQSFTDRSGRNWELATYAEMAVRSVTARAAIEGHIDTLAEIDVGLVIVSDAPLECPLCRAWEGEILTLSGQSGPHTIRAEHTIQPSGLFAPTRTVAVHVAGSLVEARAAGLFHPNCRHSLSAYLPGVTTRPPHHATPGTTYEDTQRQREIERHIRRWKRVQAAAMDEPARRRAGAFVRKWQAAQREHVAAHPDLRRKPQREQIGSAR